One region of Prochlorococcus marinus str. GP2 genomic DNA includes:
- the tpiA gene encoding triose-phosphate isomerase, translating to MRKSVIAGNWKMHMTCAEAKLYLEEFIPLIKTIQDDRKIVIAPPFTAISTFSNHSDFDYLDISSQNIHWEDEGAFTAEISPKMLLEHGVSYAIVGHSEPRKYFSESDEQINKRAVFAQSSGLTPIVCVGETLEQRERGEASRVITRQVEQGLENTDPSNLIVAYEPIWAIGTGKTCEAKDANEICSLIRKLIGFDDVIIQYGGSVKPNNIDEIMSMSDIDGVLVGGASLDPNSFARIANYQ from the coding sequence TTGAGAAAATCTGTTATTGCTGGAAATTGGAAAATGCACATGACTTGTGCTGAGGCAAAATTGTATTTAGAGGAGTTTATACCCTTAATAAAAACCATTCAGGATGACCGTAAAATAGTTATTGCTCCACCATTTACTGCTATTTCAACCTTTTCTAATCATTCTGATTTTGATTATTTAGATATTTCTAGTCAAAATATTCATTGGGAAGATGAAGGAGCATTTACGGCTGAGATATCACCAAAAATGTTGCTTGAACATGGAGTCTCATACGCAATAGTTGGCCACAGTGAGCCAAGGAAATATTTTAGTGAAAGTGATGAACAAATTAATAAAAGAGCAGTTTTTGCTCAATCTAGTGGTCTTACTCCAATAGTTTGTGTTGGAGAAACATTGGAACAAAGAGAGAGAGGAGAAGCAAGTAGAGTTATTACTAGACAGGTTGAACAGGGTTTAGAAAATACAGATCCATCAAATCTCATAGTGGCTTATGAACCAATTTGGGCTATTGGAACAGGTAAAACATGTGAAGCTAAAGACGCTAATGAGATATGTTCATTGATTAGAAAATTAATAGGTTTTGATGATGTAATTATTCAATATGGGGGATCTGTTAAGCCAAATAATATTGACGAAATTATGTCCATGAGTGATATAGATGGAGTCTTAGTTGGAGGGGCTTCATTAGATCCTAATAGTTTTGCAAGAATTGCAAATTATCAATAA
- a CDS encoding RNA-binding S4 domain-containing protein, protein MKLDQFLKWQNLVSSGGEAKFLIKSGSVKVNGEIETRRGRKLNRGDKVMFLKNELIFE, encoded by the coding sequence ATGAAATTAGATCAATTCTTAAAATGGCAAAATTTAGTTTCTTCTGGTGGTGAGGCGAAATTTTTAATTAAATCTGGTTCAGTCAAAGTTAATGGAGAAATTGAAACTAGAAGAGGCAGAAAACTTAATAGGGGAGATAAAGTTATGTTTCTAAAAAATGAATTAATTTTTGAATAG
- a CDS encoding ABC transporter ATP-binding protein has protein sequence MLIYVGCWPLLAYLAGNLIPAIGSGDLSKVSNIIVKSLLIFLIQKAAQFGQDVFIAKPSLEISEIMRGNLFNKIQKINLNSIEKISAGDITYRLTEDADRVSEVIYKTAQDTIPCSLQLLAVIIYMIYLDWSLTLSTFVLAPMIILSVNSFGRRVLSASEKSQESTSDLAGLIGESINGMSTIRAFAAENWIEKRFYKRLSANKKAKYKTLKLLAFQHPIVGFLEAFGILAVLGLGATRINLGLLTSQEFSSFFAAILMLIDPISHVSTNFNDYKQAEASIKRLKNINQEPIEDNKKNLTRISNIEGEIIFKKVSFEYKKDNHVLKNINLEIKKGEVTAFVGASGAGKSTMMALMLKFIKPSIGDIFIDNKNLKSLNTKDIRNNIALVQQQPFLFSGKIIDVIKMGRKFTKEEVMEAAKKANAHYFIQNLPDKYETKITERGSNLSGGQIQRIAIARAILGNPSILLLDEATSALDAESESEVQEGLNRAMKGRTVVVIAHRLATTQEADKIVVFDKGKIVEAGKHYDLINKKGIYKELCEKQLIKRI, from the coding sequence ATGCTTATTTACGTAGGTTGTTGGCCATTATTAGCTTATCTCGCAGGAAATTTAATCCCTGCTATTGGGAGCGGCGATCTCTCAAAAGTATCTAACATTATTGTCAAATCTTTATTAATATTTTTAATTCAAAAAGCTGCCCAATTTGGTCAAGATGTATTTATAGCGAAACCATCACTAGAAATTAGTGAAATAATGAGAGGAAATTTATTTAATAAAATTCAAAAAATAAATTTGAATTCTATTGAAAAGATTTCAGCCGGAGATATCACATATCGACTTACAGAAGACGCTGATAGAGTCAGCGAAGTTATTTATAAGACTGCTCAAGATACTATTCCATGTTCCTTACAATTATTAGCTGTAATAATTTATATGATTTACTTAGATTGGTCACTCACGTTATCAACTTTTGTATTAGCACCAATGATTATTCTCTCAGTTAATAGTTTTGGGAGAAGAGTTTTATCAGCATCTGAAAAGAGTCAAGAATCAACGAGTGACTTAGCAGGCTTAATAGGTGAATCTATTAATGGAATGTCGACAATAAGAGCCTTTGCTGCCGAAAACTGGATTGAGAAAAGATTTTACAAGAGATTAAGTGCAAATAAAAAAGCAAAATATAAAACATTGAAATTACTTGCATTTCAGCATCCGATTGTCGGCTTTTTAGAAGCATTTGGGATATTAGCTGTATTAGGTTTAGGAGCAACAAGAATTAACTTAGGCCTTCTGACTAGTCAAGAGTTTAGCAGTTTTTTTGCTGCAATATTGATGCTTATTGATCCAATAAGCCATGTAAGTACGAATTTTAATGATTACAAACAAGCTGAAGCATCTATAAAAAGGTTGAAAAACATTAATCAAGAACCTATAGAAGATAATAAAAAGAATTTAACAAGAATATCCAATATTGAAGGCGAAATAATTTTCAAGAAAGTGAGTTTTGAATATAAAAAAGATAATCACGTTCTTAAAAATATAAATTTAGAAATTAAAAAAGGAGAAGTTACAGCTTTCGTTGGAGCTTCAGGTGCTGGGAAAAGTACAATGATGGCACTAATGTTAAAATTTATAAAACCAAGTATTGGAGATATTTTTATAGATAATAAGAATTTAAAATCATTAAATACCAAAGACATAAGAAATAATATTGCACTTGTACAACAACAGCCTTTTTTATTTTCAGGAAAAATAATTGATGTAATAAAAATGGGTAGAAAATTTACAAAAGAAGAAGTTATGGAGGCCGCAAAAAAAGCAAATGCTCACTACTTTATTCAAAATCTTCCTGATAAATATGAAACTAAAATCACGGAAAGGGGATCGAATTTATCAGGCGGTCAGATCCAAAGGATAGCAATTGCAAGAGCAATTTTAGGAAACCCATCCATTCTTCTATTAGATGAAGCTACAAGTGCATTAGATGCAGAATCCGAATCAGAAGTTCAAGAAGGGCTTAATAGAGCTATGAAGGGTAGAACTGTTGTTGTAATTGCTCATAGATTGGCGACAACTCAAGAAGCAGATAAAATAGTTGTCTTTGATAAGGGTAAAATAGTTGAAGCTGGGAAACACTATGATCTAATAAATAAGAAAGGAATTTATAAAGAATTATGTGAAAAACAATTGATAAAGAGAATTTAA
- a CDS encoding DUF6447 family protein, which produces MNSETNDSTNPVLTFEGKKYLINELSKDIKESIRGLQIAETQMKMHEDTLKLLSISRNSLANELREKLKNLE; this is translated from the coding sequence ATGAATTCAGAGACTAACGATTCTACTAACCCAGTTTTAACCTTTGAAGGAAAGAAATATTTGATAAATGAACTCTCTAAAGATATCAAAGAATCAATCAGAGGTTTACAAATAGCAGAAACTCAAATGAAAATGCATGAAGACACTTTGAAATTACTATCGATTAGTCGAAACTCTTTAGCAAATGAATTAAGAGAAAAACTAAAAAACTTAGAGTAA
- the carB gene encoding carbamoyl-phosphate synthase large subunit, translated as MPQRGDLKKILILGSGPIVIGQACEFDYSGTQACKALRKAGYEIILINSNPASIMTDPEIASKTYIEPLTPEIVSQIILREKPDAILPTMGGQTALNLVVKLSELDFLNKNNVELIGADLKAINKAEDRKLFKESMEKINVNVCPSGIASDLTEAKNVLKKINSYPLIIRPAFTLGGVGGGIAYNLEEFDELCKTGLEESPSNQILIEKSLIGWKEFELEVMRDNADNVVIVCSIENLDPMGVHTGDSITVAPAQTLTDKEYQRLRDLALKIIREVGVETGGSNIQFAINPINGEVIVIEMNPRVSRSSALASKATGFPIAKIAALLSVGYTLDEIINDITKKTPACFEPSIDYVVTKVPRFAFEKFKGSSNTLSTSMKSVGESMAIGRSFEESFQKALRSLEEGISGWECDSLDLIKNENDLKNSLRNPTSERILIVKKAMELGKTNSYIQEVTNIDLWFIEKLRNILNFEIEFLKDKELYNLDRDLMLHAKQLGFSDQQIAKLTNSEFFEVRKYRKDLQIIPTYKTVDTCSAEFSSSTPYHYSTYEDYFINLNSQVFESEISENFKSKKIMILGGGPNRIGQGIEFDYCCCHASYQASTNGYKTIMVNSNPETVSTDYDTSDILYFEPVTLEDVLNIIETENPHGLIVQFGGQTPLKLSMPLFEWLKSNDGLRTGSKILGTSPISIDLAEDREEFTKILEELNIRQPLNGLASNENEAQNVAKNIGFPLVVRPSYVLGGRAMEIVKNENELSRYISEASRVSPDRPILLDQYLNNAIEIDVDALCDSEGSVVIAGLMEHVEPAGIHSGDSACCLPSISLSRSTLDTVRKWTKLIAKRLNVVGLINLQFAVTNLDNDENKVFILEANPRASRTVPFVSKAIGKPVAKLATQLMQGFTLENINFTEEFTPKYQAVKEAVLPFKRFPGSDTLLGPEMRSTGEVMGLAKDFGIAYAKSELAAGNGVPCEGVAFLSTNDLDKKNLDEIAKELLILGFKLVATKGTAKYLFDLGIQVEEVLKVHEGRPNIEDLIRSGLIQLIINTPVGSQALHDDAYLRRAALEYNIPTFTTIPGAKAALKAIKSLRSNNIDIYSLQEIHK; from the coding sequence ATGCCTCAAAGAGGTGATCTTAAAAAAATTCTTATTCTAGGTTCTGGCCCGATTGTTATTGGACAAGCTTGCGAATTTGATTACTCTGGTACTCAAGCCTGCAAAGCTTTAAGAAAAGCTGGATATGAAATTATCTTAATAAATTCAAATCCCGCATCGATAATGACTGATCCTGAGATAGCAAGCAAAACATATATTGAACCATTAACTCCTGAAATTGTTTCTCAGATTATTTTAAGGGAGAAACCTGATGCAATTCTTCCCACCATGGGAGGTCAAACTGCTTTGAATCTTGTGGTTAAATTATCAGAGTTAGATTTTTTAAATAAAAATAATGTTGAATTAATTGGTGCTGATTTAAAAGCTATTAATAAAGCCGAAGATAGAAAATTGTTTAAAGAATCTATGGAAAAAATAAATGTAAATGTGTGCCCATCTGGTATTGCGTCTGATTTAACTGAAGCAAAAAATGTATTAAAAAAAATTAATTCTTATCCTTTAATAATAAGGCCTGCATTTACCTTGGGTGGAGTAGGAGGTGGAATTGCATATAACCTTGAAGAATTTGACGAATTGTGTAAAACAGGATTAGAGGAAAGTCCTAGTAATCAGATATTAATTGAAAAATCACTTATTGGATGGAAAGAGTTTGAATTAGAAGTTATGAGAGACAATGCAGACAACGTTGTAATTGTTTGTAGTATTGAGAACTTAGATCCAATGGGTGTTCATACTGGAGATTCTATTACTGTAGCGCCTGCACAGACACTAACTGATAAGGAATATCAGAGATTGAGGGACCTGGCATTGAAAATTATTAGAGAGGTAGGTGTTGAAACTGGGGGCAGCAATATTCAATTTGCAATTAATCCAATTAATGGAGAAGTAATTGTCATCGAAATGAATCCTCGTGTAAGTAGATCCTCTGCTTTAGCAAGTAAAGCAACTGGATTCCCAATAGCTAAGATTGCAGCTTTATTATCTGTTGGCTATACACTTGATGAGATTATTAATGACATTACAAAAAAAACACCCGCATGTTTCGAACCGTCAATTGATTACGTCGTTACTAAAGTGCCTAGGTTTGCTTTTGAAAAGTTTAAAGGCTCTTCAAATACCTTAAGTACATCTATGAAATCTGTAGGGGAGTCTATGGCTATAGGTCGTTCTTTTGAAGAATCATTTCAGAAAGCCTTAAGGTCCTTAGAAGAAGGTATCTCTGGATGGGAATGTGATTCACTAGATCTAATTAAAAACGAAAATGACTTAAAGAATAGTTTAAGAAACCCAACATCTGAGAGAATTCTCATAGTTAAAAAAGCAATGGAGCTTGGAAAAACTAACTCTTATATTCAAGAAGTTACGAATATAGATTTATGGTTTATTGAAAAATTACGAAATATCTTAAATTTTGAAATTGAATTTTTGAAGGATAAAGAACTTTATAATTTAGATAGAGATTTGATGCTACATGCTAAACAATTAGGCTTTTCAGATCAACAGATTGCAAAGTTGACTAATTCTGAGTTTTTTGAAGTAAGAAAATATAGAAAAGATTTGCAAATCATTCCCACTTATAAAACTGTTGATACTTGTTCAGCTGAGTTTTCATCTTCAACTCCTTATCATTATTCAACTTACGAGGACTATTTTATTAATTTAAATTCTCAAGTTTTTGAAAGCGAGATTTCAGAAAATTTTAAATCAAAAAAAATTATGATTCTTGGTGGTGGCCCAAACAGAATTGGTCAGGGAATAGAATTTGATTACTGTTGTTGTCATGCTTCATATCAAGCTTCCACAAATGGTTATAAAACAATAATGGTTAATAGTAACCCCGAAACCGTATCAACGGACTACGATACAAGTGATATCTTATATTTTGAGCCTGTAACTTTAGAGGATGTATTAAATATAATAGAAACTGAAAATCCTCATGGTTTGATTGTTCAATTTGGAGGTCAAACTCCTCTGAAATTATCAATGCCTTTATTTGAGTGGCTTAAATCTAATGATGGACTAAGAACTGGATCAAAAATTCTCGGTACCTCGCCAATCTCAATTGATTTAGCAGAAGATAGAGAGGAATTCACAAAAATACTTGAAGAATTAAATATTAGGCAACCTTTAAACGGATTAGCTAGTAATGAAAATGAGGCACAAAATGTAGCAAAAAATATAGGGTTTCCTTTGGTTGTAAGACCTTCTTATGTATTAGGTGGAAGAGCAATGGAAATTGTTAAGAATGAGAATGAATTATCGAGATATATATCTGAGGCATCCAGAGTATCTCCTGATCGTCCAATTCTTCTTGATCAATATTTGAATAATGCTATTGAAATAGATGTTGATGCTTTATGTGATTCAGAAGGTTCGGTTGTAATTGCTGGTCTAATGGAGCATGTTGAACCTGCAGGAATTCATTCTGGAGACTCGGCCTGCTGTTTGCCATCCATATCTCTTTCAAGATCGACATTAGATACAGTTAGAAAGTGGACTAAATTAATCGCAAAAAGACTAAATGTTGTTGGTTTAATTAATTTACAATTCGCAGTTACCAATTTAGATAATGATGAAAACAAAGTTTTTATACTAGAAGCAAATCCAAGAGCTTCCAGAACTGTCCCGTTTGTTTCAAAAGCTATAGGTAAACCAGTTGCTAAATTAGCTACTCAGTTAATGCAGGGTTTTACATTAGAGAATATTAATTTTACAGAAGAATTTACTCCAAAATATCAGGCAGTAAAAGAAGCTGTTCTACCATTCAAAAGATTTCCTGGATCTGATACACTACTCGGTCCTGAAATGCGATCCACTGGAGAAGTAATGGGTTTAGCAAAAGATTTCGGAATCGCTTATGCTAAATCAGAATTAGCGGCCGGTAATGGTGTTCCTTGTGAGGGCGTTGCTTTTTTGTCTACAAATGATTTAGATAAAAAAAATCTTGATGAAATTGCCAAGGAATTGTTGATTTTAGGATTTAAATTAGTCGCAACAAAAGGTACTGCAAAATATTTATTTGATTTAGGTATTCAAGTTGAGGAAGTTCTAAAAGTACATGAAGGCAGACCAAATATAGAGGATTTAATTCGTTCGGGACTTATTCAATTAATAATTAATACTCCAGTTGGTTCACAGGCTCTTCATGATGACGCATATTTGAGAAGAGCTGCTTTAGAATATAATATCCCAACTTTTACAACGATTCCTGGAGCAAAGGCAGCCTTAAAAGCAATTAAATCTCTTCGAAGTAATAATATTGATATTTACTCACTACAAGAAATCCATAAATAA
- a CDS encoding DUF3318 domain-containing protein, translating into MSELQRLKSLLPPENESWVFVEAAAAIDPPLITLEEIGRDEVEIQIDLEKWDNFAIDHRNLLFWHEVGKIQNDTIPRDGWEMAALAIGLGGAIGELWVQDGLLLLLALGLSSFAGYRLYIKNNSEKRLQDAILADERAIDLACRFGYSIPNAYKSLGGALKELIENTRKKKKRSFFEDRLDALRKSAEKARSELSQQEGSEKSVSSENVYGQ; encoded by the coding sequence ATGAGCGAACTTCAGCGACTTAAAAGTTTGTTGCCTCCAGAAAATGAAAGTTGGGTATTTGTTGAAGCTGCTGCAGCTATAGATCCACCCTTAATAACCCTCGAGGAAATCGGTCGTGACGAAGTAGAAATACAAATAGATTTAGAAAAATGGGATAATTTTGCTATTGACCACAGAAATTTATTATTTTGGCATGAAGTAGGGAAAATTCAAAATGACACAATACCCAGAGATGGCTGGGAAATGGCTGCTCTTGCAATAGGTCTTGGAGGAGCAATAGGGGAGCTATGGGTACAAGATGGATTACTTCTATTACTAGCTCTTGGATTATCGAGTTTTGCAGGATATAGGCTATATATAAAGAATAATTCTGAAAAAAGACTTCAAGACGCTATTCTTGCTGACGAAAGAGCAATAGACCTAGCTTGTAGATTTGGTTATAGCATCCCAAATGCTTATAAAAGCCTCGGAGGAGCTTTAAAGGAGTTAATTGAGAACACTAGAAAAAAGAAAAAAAGAAGTTTCTTTGAAGATAGATTAGATGCCTTAAGAAAAAGTGCAGAAAAAGCAAGATCAGAATTATCTCAGCAAGAAGGTTCAGAAAAATCTGTCTCAAGTGAAAATGTATATGGACAATAA
- the rsfS gene encoding ribosome silencing factor encodes MDNKSLVYMAAKACDEKKARDIKLIKIDKVSFISEWILIAEGLSDVQVRSITNSVEGELREKAKIEPIRKEGVSEAKWALLDYGDLIVNIFQPEIRKFYDLESFWSNGDDLTFP; translated from the coding sequence ATGGACAATAAAAGTTTGGTTTATATGGCAGCCAAAGCTTGTGATGAAAAAAAAGCTAGAGATATTAAGCTAATAAAAATTGATAAAGTTTCGTTTATTAGCGAATGGATATTAATAGCAGAGGGATTATCTGATGTACAAGTTAGATCTATAACTAACTCTGTAGAGGGGGAGTTGAGAGAGAAAGCCAAAATTGAACCAATAAGAAAAGAAGGGGTTAGCGAGGCTAAATGGGCTTTACTAGACTATGGTGATTTAATTGTGAATATTTTCCAACCAGAAATAAGAAAATTTTACGATCTTGAATCATTTTGGAGTAATGGAGACGATCTTACATTTCCATAA
- a CDS encoding CGLD27 family protein: MSDSKCPVPKEQQPTNEFIELSKSIIFSWPKTKKSLIFVLIKFWLGAFVIFLVISSGSIYFEKSIFKYILISFFSSLSIPLLISIRLYLGWNHIFKRLTSEKVEYEESGWYDGQVWIKPLVLKEKESLIASIEVKPILRNLIQILSIILVLALSGILLFQYSNF; the protein is encoded by the coding sequence ATGAGCGATTCTAAATGCCCTGTCCCTAAGGAACAACAACCCACAAATGAATTCATTGAATTATCAAAATCAATCATTTTTTCATGGCCAAAGACCAAAAAGTCACTTATTTTTGTATTGATAAAATTTTGGTTAGGTGCTTTTGTTATTTTTCTCGTTATTTCTTCAGGAAGTATATATTTCGAAAAATCAATTTTTAAATACATACTGATAAGTTTTTTTAGCAGTTTATCAATACCTCTTCTGATTTCCATAAGATTATATTTAGGATGGAATCACATATTTAAAAGATTAACCTCTGAAAAAGTTGAGTATGAAGAATCAGGTTGGTATGACGGTCAAGTATGGATAAAGCCATTAGTTTTAAAGGAAAAAGAATCACTTATTGCCTCAATTGAGGTAAAACCTATTTTAAGAAATTTAATTCAAATTCTTTCTATTATCTTAGTCTTAGCTTTATCAGGAATTTTGCTTTTTCAATATAGTAATTTTTAA
- a CDS encoding asparaginase codes for MSSNFKNLYTSNNPPLQATLIRGSKIESIHKVHAVISDKKGRVLMCAGNPEYKSFIRSALKPFQAIPFVSSGAASKINNASKSIALACGSHSGTKLHSREAFKILWEYDIDINNLKCPILKTSPLEHNCSGKHAAFLATCKKLNWPLESYLKGDHPLQIEIFRIISELLEIPVTEINAERDDCGAPTLYLKLIEMSKLYSLLSSSENAELEQISRAMTTNPIMISDNNKFDTEIIKSSHGKVIGKGGAEGIQCLCKLNDGIGLALKVEDGSRRAKHAVSLHLLKQLDWISELRIQDIEEKVFNFSQGVRIEVKGQLKFQES; via the coding sequence ATGAGTTCAAACTTCAAAAATCTCTACACTTCGAATAATCCCCCTTTACAAGCAACGTTAATAAGAGGTTCAAAAATTGAGTCGATTCATAAAGTTCATGCTGTTATTAGCGATAAAAAAGGAAGGGTTTTAATGTGCGCAGGAAATCCAGAATATAAAAGTTTTATAAGATCAGCTTTAAAACCATTTCAGGCAATACCTTTTGTTAGCAGTGGGGCTGCATCAAAAATTAATAATGCTTCAAAATCAATTGCATTAGCATGCGGTTCACATAGTGGGACAAAACTACATTCGAGGGAAGCCTTCAAAATTTTATGGGAATATGACATCGACATCAATAATTTGAAATGTCCAATATTAAAAACAAGTCCATTAGAACATAATTGTTCAGGTAAACATGCTGCCTTCCTAGCCACATGTAAAAAATTGAATTGGCCATTAGAGAGTTACTTAAAGGGAGATCATCCTCTTCAAATAGAAATATTCAGAATAATTTCTGAATTACTTGAAATCCCCGTAACTGAAATAAATGCAGAACGTGATGATTGTGGTGCCCCAACACTTTATTTAAAGCTAATAGAAATGTCTAAATTATATTCACTTTTAAGCAGCTCCGAAAATGCTGAATTAGAGCAAATCAGTAGAGCTATGACAACTAACCCAATAATGATTAGTGACAACAATAAATTTGATACGGAAATAATAAAGTCCTCTCATGGAAAAGTTATAGGTAAAGGTGGTGCCGAAGGAATTCAGTGCCTTTGTAAATTAAATGATGGAATAGGACTGGCATTAAAAGTTGAAGATGGTTCAAGAAGAGCCAAGCATGCTGTAAGTCTCCACCTACTTAAACAACTAGATTGGATATCTGAATTAAGAATCCAAGACATTGAAGAGAAAGTATTCAATTTTTCTCAAGGAGTGAGAATTGAAGTAAAAGGTCAATTAAAATTCCAAGAATCCTAA
- a CDS encoding high light inducible protein, translating into MVLKKEDNIRSESFFPDSNYYLDLQENFKETPPSEDQIPNMGRDFVWPNSYWFIAERTNGRLAMIGFMAVIINYTLFGWIAYPIL; encoded by the coding sequence ATGGTACTAAAAAAAGAAGACAATATTCGAAGCGAAAGCTTTTTCCCAGATAGTAATTATTATCTTGATCTACAAGAAAATTTTAAAGAGACTCCACCCTCAGAAGACCAAATACCTAATATGGGTAGGGATTTTGTATGGCCAAATAGCTATTGGTTTATTGCGGAAAGAACGAATGGAAGATTAGCAATGATAGGCTTCATGGCTGTCATCATTAATTACACTCTATTTGGATGGATAGCATATCCAATACTTTAA
- a CDS encoding DUF2862 domain-containing protein, protein MSILDKTKIGNSVKVNLELSKDRLNQEIINALNISSVGKIIDFKITDGKGIGVVLELSNGKEQWFFENEIDLLDENGNVIKKIIDKKEKNYLISEALKKLKYENKNKVRELLNPINFFLWLVVSFKDIF, encoded by the coding sequence ATGTCAATTCTAGATAAAACTAAAATAGGAAATTCTGTTAAGGTAAATTTAGAACTATCAAAAGATAGGCTTAATCAAGAAATTATTAATGCTTTAAATATTTCTTCGGTAGGGAAAATAATTGATTTCAAAATAACGGACGGAAAGGGTATTGGGGTGGTTTTAGAATTATCTAATGGAAAAGAACAATGGTTTTTTGAAAATGAAATCGACCTCCTTGACGAAAATGGTAATGTGATAAAAAAAATTATTGATAAAAAAGAAAAAAATTATTTAATTTCAGAAGCTTTAAAAAAATTGAAATATGAAAATAAAAATAAGGTTAGAGAGTTACTAAATCCAATTAACTTTTTTCTCTGGTTAGTTGTATCGTTTAAAGATATTTTTTAA
- a CDS encoding ABC transporter ATP-binding protein has protein sequence MEKNIIEVRNLYKSFNISSKVPGLKGTIKHFFKRQTKSLKVINDISFEIKEGEIVGFLGANGAGKTTILKMLCGLIYPSKGSILVSGHLPFRRKENFLKKITLIMGQKQQLIWDLPPIESFYLNASIYDLDKLEAKRRIKKLSEMLEIDNELFIPVRKLSLGQRMKSELLAALIHEPNILFLDEPTLGLDINAQRNLREFLQKYNEETNATICLTSHYMKDITSLCRRVICVHNGSISYDGKLDQLLKRISPVKEILIVCSSEEDATKLENLGFSIKNKTKNEITIKVEKNSVTSALKNILNNFDIDDLYINEPPVDEIIGKILIKKKYDI, from the coding sequence ATGGAAAAAAATATAATCGAAGTAAGAAATTTGTATAAGTCATTTAATATTTCCTCCAAAGTGCCAGGCTTAAAAGGAACAATAAAGCATTTTTTTAAAAGACAAACAAAAAGTTTAAAAGTTATAAACGACATAAGTTTTGAAATAAAAGAGGGAGAAATAGTAGGTTTTCTTGGTGCTAATGGAGCAGGGAAAACAACAATTTTAAAAATGCTTTGTGGTTTAATTTATCCAAGTAAAGGTTCAATTTTAGTTTCAGGCCACTTACCGTTTAGAAGAAAAGAAAATTTCCTCAAGAAAATCACCCTAATAATGGGTCAAAAACAACAACTTATTTGGGATTTACCACCAATTGAATCATTTTATTTAAATGCATCAATTTATGACTTAGACAAGTTAGAAGCGAAAAGAAGAATAAAGAAATTATCAGAAATGCTTGAAATAGATAATGAGCTATTCATACCTGTTAGAAAATTATCGCTTGGTCAGCGTATGAAGTCAGAATTACTAGCAGCATTGATACATGAACCAAATATTCTATTTTTAGACGAGCCGACACTAGGTTTAGATATTAATGCACAAAGAAATTTAAGAGAATTTCTTCAAAAATATAATGAGGAAACTAATGCAACGATATGTCTAACAAGCCATTATATGAAAGACATCACATCTCTATGCAGAAGGGTTATTTGTGTTCACAATGGATCAATCTCATATGATGGAAAACTTGATCAATTATTAAAAAGAATATCTCCTGTTAAGGAAATATTAATAGTTTGTAGTTCGGAAGAAGATGCCACTAAATTGGAGAACCTTGGTTTCTCTATTAAAAATAAAACAAAAAATGAAATTACAATAAAAGTTGAAAAAAACTCCGTTACTTCTGCATTGAAAAACATTCTAAATAATTTTGATATTGATGACCTGTATATAAATGAACCGCCTGTAGATGAAATTATTGGAAAAATATTAATTAAAAAAAAATATGATATCTAA